The nucleotide window GCTAATTCGCCCAGTGGTGACGCGGTGCTGGACCGCGCGATGCGGCTGCTGGCAGTGCTGGAGACCCGACCCAGTCTTCCCGTCGGTGAGCTCATCGCCGCGGCAGGTCTGCCCAAGACCACCGGCTACCGGCTGGTGCGGCAGATGCGCGGCATGGGGCTGCTCGGCACCTCCGCCTCCGGGGAGCTGGTGCTCGGCCGGCGGCTCTGGGAGATCGCGCAGAGCGCCCCGATCAACCGCACGCTGCGCGCCGCCGCGCTGCCCTTCATGCACGACGTCAACGCGGTGGTGCGCCAGACCACCCAGCTGGCGGTGCTCGACGAGCACGGGGTGCTCATCGTGGAGCGGCTCTCCCGCCATGGGGCGGTGGCCAACCCCGCAGAGGTGGCGACCACGATGCCCGCACAGCTGACCTCGATGGGACATGTGCTGCTCGCTCATTCTCCCGCGCATGTCCTGGAGAACTGGTGGGCACCGCGGCAGGAGCTGATCATCCAGACGCGTCCGGAGCTGCGCCGAGAACTCGCCGAAGCGCGTTCCCGAGGCCACGCGCTGCTGGCAGGGGTGATCAACGAGGAGACGGCCGGAGTCTCGGTCCCGGTGCTTGACGACAAGGGGTACGCGATGGCGGCGCTGACGGTGGTGGTGCCCCGTGATTCGCCGGAGATCCCCCAGTTCCTGATGGCGCTGCAGACCGCGGGTCGTGGGATCAGCCGCGCGATCGAGGGAATGGAGCGCTGAGCGGTGTCCCTGGCATGGGACCATTCAATGGCAATACTGTGGCGGGCGAGGATCGCCGCCACGCACACTGAGTGAGAACCAGATCACACTGCGGCGCACCTGTGCTGCCGGACCCAGCAAGGAGCGAGAGTCCCATGGCTGAAAAGACCACTGACCCGGACGCCGCCGCACTCTCCCAGGAGGAGATCGACGCGGAGATCGCCGCCATCCACGGCGACTATCGAGCCCAGCGCGACGCCGGAGGAGTGGTCGAGACCAACGCCCGGCTGAACTTCCCGCCCTACCGCAGCTCGCTGCTGCGCCACCCGACGAAGTCTCTGCACCACGCGGATCCCGAGGACATCGAGCTGCACAGCCCGGCCTTCGGTCACCGCGACGTCTCCCCGCTGGAAGCTGATCTGACCCTCCAGCACAATGGGGAGCCCATCGGTGAGCGGATCATCGTGACGGGACGGGTCCTCGACGGCGACGGCCGCCCGGTCACCGGCCAGCTGGTGGAGATGTGGCAGGCCAACGCCGCCGGGCGCTATATGCACAAGCGCGATCAGCATCCTGCGCCGCTGGATCCGAACTTCACCGGCGTCGGGCGCGCGCTGACCGGCCCGAACGGAGAGTACAGCTTCAC belongs to Nesterenkonia halotolerans and includes:
- a CDS encoding IclR family transcriptional regulator; protein product: MANSPSGDAVLDRAMRLLAVLETRPSLPVGELIAAAGLPKTTGYRLVRQMRGMGLLGTSASGELVLGRRLWEIAQSAPINRTLRAAALPFMHDVNAVVRQTTQLAVLDEHGVLIVERLSRHGAVANPAEVATTMPAQLTSMGHVLLAHSPAHVLENWWAPRQELIIQTRPELRRELAEARSRGHALLAGVINEETAGVSVPVLDDKGYAMAALTVVVPRDSPEIPQFLMALQTAGRGISRAIEGMER
- the pcaH gene encoding protocatechuate 3,4-dioxygenase subunit beta, with product MAEKTTDPDAAALSQEEIDAEIAAIHGDYRAQRDAGGVVETNARLNFPPYRSSLLRHPTKSLHHADPEDIELHSPAFGHRDVSPLEADLTLQHNGEPIGERIIVTGRVLDGDGRPVTGQLVEMWQANAAGRYMHKRDQHPAPLDPNFTGVGRALTGPNGEYSFTTIKPAPYPWKNHHNAWRSAHIHFSLFGTDFTQRIVTQMYFPGDPIFDLDPIYQSITDQAARDRLVATYDHSVSQHEWNTGYRWDIVLSGSNRTWAEEDEEH